In a genomic window of Longimicrobium sp.:
- a CDS encoding heparan-alpha-glucosaminide N-acetyltransferase domain-containing protein — protein sequence MTTQSVAVPLAPTIPAARVRHRVDSVDVVRGVIMILMALDHTRDFFGGASINPTDLATTTPQLFFTRWITHFCAPVFCLLTGTAAYLARRNRTTSQLSGFLFTRGLWLVFLELTISRFLWQFNVDYKVTIITVLWALGWSMVVLAAL from the coding sequence ATGACAACACAATCAGTGGCCGTACCGTTGGCCCCCACGATACCGGCCGCGCGGGTGCGGCATCGGGTCGACTCGGTGGACGTGGTCCGCGGCGTGATCATGATCCTCATGGCGCTCGACCACACGCGCGACTTCTTTGGCGGCGCGTCCATCAACCCGACGGACCTGGCCACGACCACGCCGCAGCTCTTCTTCACGCGCTGGATCACGCACTTCTGCGCGCCGGTCTTCTGCCTCCTCACCGGGACCGCGGCGTACCTGGCGCGCCGCAACCGCACGACTTCACAGCTCTCGGGCTTCCTGTTCACGCGCGGCCTGTGGCTGGTGTTCCTGGAGCTGACGATCAGCCGCTTCCTATGGCAGTTCAACGTCGACTACAAGGTGACCATCATCACGGTGCTGTGGGCGCTCGGGTGGTCGATGGTGGTGCTGGCGGCGCTGG
- a CDS encoding PLP-dependent aminotransferase family protein: MSAQSQKRRARRASRHPTPFIVLDPGHRDPLHRQLYNAIRTAIVSGRLPAGSRLPSTRALATETGVSRVTVSAAFDQLRAEGYVEARTGSGTFVREGLPDDALHTRRSPLRRTSPAPPSTASHVVTAPPRRPEGPTGTSAFRIGLPALDLFPVGLWARIAARRWRAVAGEEAERLLGYGYPMGYDPLRKAISDYVNLSRGVRCEARQVIVTSGAQQALDLVARVLLKPGEAAWLEDPGYFGARETLRAAGAAIVPVPVDGDGLDTAAGEALNPAARLAYVSPSYQFPLGATMTMQRRLALLDWAGRAGAWIVEDDYDGEFRYVGRPLASLQGLDAERSAAGGVPARVLYVGTFSKTLFPSLRLGYVIVPEALVDTFAAAKAAADRHTATVEQAVLADFIEEGHYTRHVRRMRLVYASRQATLIAAAATHLSRWLDLRPAAAGMHLVGWLRPDVPGGVTDEELSDAANAAGVFVTPLSSYRTPALHGDEHPAPPGGLVFGYAGCSDAMIWDGARRLGRAIEGHLERRSATRA, from the coding sequence ATGTCAGCGCAGAGCCAGAAACGGAGGGCACGGCGCGCGTCGCGGCACCCGACGCCGTTCATCGTGCTCGATCCGGGGCACCGCGATCCGCTTCACCGGCAGCTCTACAACGCCATCCGCACCGCGATCGTGAGCGGGCGCCTGCCGGCCGGCTCGCGGCTCCCTTCCACGCGCGCGCTGGCGACGGAGACGGGCGTGTCGCGCGTCACCGTGTCCGCCGCGTTCGACCAGCTGCGGGCGGAGGGGTACGTGGAGGCGCGCACGGGCTCGGGCACCTTCGTGCGCGAAGGGCTGCCGGACGATGCGCTGCACACCCGCCGCTCGCCGCTCCGGCGCACGTCGCCCGCGCCGCCCAGCACGGCATCGCACGTGGTCACCGCGCCCCCCAGGCGCCCGGAGGGGCCGACCGGCACGTCCGCGTTCCGCATCGGGCTGCCGGCGCTCGACCTGTTTCCGGTGGGGCTCTGGGCGCGAATCGCGGCGCGGCGCTGGCGAGCGGTGGCGGGCGAGGAGGCGGAGCGGCTTCTCGGGTACGGCTATCCGATGGGGTACGATCCGCTGCGCAAGGCCATCTCCGACTACGTGAACCTCTCGCGCGGCGTGCGGTGCGAGGCGCGCCAGGTGATCGTGACGTCAGGCGCGCAGCAGGCGCTCGACCTCGTCGCGCGTGTGCTCCTCAAGCCCGGCGAGGCGGCGTGGCTGGAGGACCCCGGCTACTTCGGCGCGCGCGAGACGCTGCGGGCGGCGGGCGCGGCCATCGTCCCCGTGCCGGTGGACGGCGACGGGCTCGACACCGCCGCGGGCGAGGCGCTGAACCCCGCGGCGCGCCTCGCCTACGTCTCGCCGTCGTACCAGTTCCCGCTCGGCGCCACCATGACGATGCAGCGGCGGCTGGCGCTGCTCGACTGGGCGGGACGCGCGGGCGCCTGGATCGTGGAGGACGACTACGACGGCGAGTTCAGGTACGTCGGCAGGCCCCTGGCATCGCTGCAGGGACTGGATGCGGAGCGGAGCGCCGCCGGCGGCGTGCCGGCCCGCGTGCTGTACGTGGGGACCTTCAGCAAGACCCTCTTCCCCTCCCTGCGGCTGGGCTACGTGATCGTACCCGAAGCGCTCGTGGACACCTTTGCCGCGGCCAAGGCGGCGGCGGACCGGCACACCGCGACCGTGGAGCAGGCGGTGCTCGCCGACTTCATCGAGGAGGGGCACTACACCCGGCACGTGCGCCGCATGCGCCTCGTGTACGCCTCCCGCCAGGCGACGCTGATCGCCGCCGCTGCCACGCACCTCTCCCGCTGGCTCGACCTGCGCCCCGCCGCGGCCGGGATGCACCTCGTCGGCTGGCTCCGCCCGGACGTGCCCGGCGGCGTCACCGACGAAGAGCTGTCGGATGCCGCGAACGCCGCCGGAGTGTTCGTCACGCCGCTCTCGTCCTACCGCACGCCAGCTCTCCATGGCGACGAACATCCCGCCCCGCCGGGAGGTCTCGTCTTCGGCTACGCGGGATGCTCGGACGCGATGATCTGGGATGGCGCGCGGCGGCTCGGGCGCGCGATCGAGGGGCACCTGGAGCGCCGGTCCGCCACGCGAGCCTGA
- a CDS encoding ABC transporter permease produces MEWITRWRNRLRVLLRREEVERELEEEFAFHLEMETRNNLRAGMTPEAARRQAALTFGARERFREEVRDARWFAPVIGLTPDVKLALRMLAKHPALSVTGTLGMAVGVAIATGFFSFMTFYYSVPPLDEGDRIVALDYLEAGGDDCFCTTLFDLESWRGSQRSVLQLSAFRDADRYLHVPGGTAGGVRAAEMTASGFDVARVQPLLGRPILASDEVAGAPPVLVIGHDEWRRDFGADRGVLGREVRLDGNPYTVVGVMPEGFRFPFNHGYWTALRNDPALRGPGQGSRVTIFGRLAPGVPMAAAEAELRTVSKGLAPELPAAYATYRPIVSPYARAVLDVHQYPAWIIWTMQIFAALVLAAVAVTVAALVYARTASRQAEIAVRTALGATRQRIVTQLFLEALALSSLAAVAGLLIANAGFRQIVAMHPETFPYWIEPGLPASTIAYALGLAVLAAFIVGIIPALAATGQRLQSTLRQMGGATGMQLGSTWTALIVMQVAVAMAVLPPVVAIAWNGYRASRAEPTFPVDEMLVLGLERDAAPGGAALASQADESFAEAQAELIRRIATEPGVLGVTYASAPPRSGKSVRIEVEGGVTVADAAPAVVLSTGIAPNYFAVFGARVLAGRPFGAGDAPGGGAAVVSRSFVRRFLGGGAALGRRVRSTPAAAADTVQPGPWLEIVGVVDDLFVSREAEFQMPAIYLPAALGPAPVSVAVRARGIDPDVLVPGLWEIAAEVAPGRPMTVAGPVELRGGDTAGGVRFWVVLVSLVALSVILLSAAGISAMMSFAVTRRYREIGIRSALGATRRQVLQTIFSRSTRQLALGLAVGVALITLIERLSGGEIMRGQQHVLVPSVAALVIAAALLATAGPARQVLRVRPMEALRQE; encoded by the coding sequence ATGGAGTGGATCACGCGATGGAGGAACCGGCTGCGGGTGCTCCTCCGCCGGGAAGAGGTGGAGCGCGAGCTGGAGGAGGAGTTCGCCTTCCACCTCGAGATGGAGACGCGGAACAACCTCCGCGCCGGGATGACCCCGGAAGCCGCGAGGCGGCAGGCGGCGCTGACCTTCGGCGCACGCGAGCGCTTCCGCGAAGAGGTGCGCGACGCGCGCTGGTTTGCGCCGGTGATCGGGCTGACGCCCGACGTAAAGCTCGCCCTGCGCATGCTGGCGAAGCACCCCGCGCTCTCCGTTACCGGCACGCTCGGGATGGCCGTCGGCGTCGCCATCGCGACGGGATTCTTCAGCTTCATGACGTTCTACTACTCGGTCCCCCCGCTCGACGAGGGCGACCGGATCGTCGCGCTCGACTACCTGGAAGCGGGGGGCGACGACTGCTTCTGCACGACCCTCTTCGACCTGGAAAGCTGGAGGGGGAGCCAACGGTCCGTGCTGCAGCTGTCCGCCTTCCGCGACGCCGATCGCTACCTGCACGTTCCGGGCGGCACGGCGGGTGGAGTACGGGCGGCGGAGATGACCGCGTCCGGATTCGACGTGGCGCGGGTGCAGCCCCTCCTCGGACGTCCGATCCTCGCGTCCGACGAGGTTGCGGGAGCCCCCCCGGTGCTGGTGATCGGGCACGACGAGTGGCGGCGGGACTTCGGCGCGGACCGTGGCGTCTTGGGACGCGAGGTGCGCCTCGACGGCAACCCGTACACCGTCGTGGGCGTGATGCCCGAGGGCTTCCGCTTTCCGTTCAACCACGGCTACTGGACGGCGCTCCGGAACGACCCCGCGCTCCGCGGCCCGGGCCAGGGCTCCCGGGTGACCATCTTCGGCCGGCTCGCCCCGGGGGTTCCCATGGCGGCCGCCGAAGCCGAGCTGAGGACGGTGAGCAAGGGGCTCGCGCCCGAGCTCCCCGCGGCGTACGCCACCTACCGCCCCATCGTCAGCCCGTACGCCCGCGCCGTGCTGGACGTGCACCAGTACCCGGCCTGGATCATCTGGACGATGCAGATCTTCGCGGCCCTCGTCCTGGCCGCGGTCGCGGTCACCGTGGCGGCGCTGGTCTACGCCCGCACGGCGTCTCGCCAGGCCGAGATCGCGGTCCGCACGGCGCTGGGCGCGACCCGCCAGCGCATCGTCACGCAGCTCTTCCTGGAGGCGCTCGCGCTCTCCTCGCTCGCAGCGGTGGCGGGGCTGCTGATCGCGAACGCCGGGTTCCGGCAGATCGTCGCCATGCACCCGGAAACCTTTCCGTACTGGATCGAGCCCGGCCTCCCGGCGTCCACCATCGCGTATGCCCTCGGTCTCGCCGTGCTCGCGGCCTTCATCGTCGGCATCATCCCCGCGCTGGCGGCCACCGGGCAGCGGCTGCAGTCCACGCTCCGCCAGATGGGCGGCGCCACCGGCATGCAGCTCGGGAGCACCTGGACGGCGCTCATCGTGATGCAGGTCGCGGTCGCGATGGCCGTGCTCCCGCCGGTGGTCGCGATCGCCTGGAACGGGTATCGGGCGTCGCGCGCCGAGCCCACCTTCCCGGTCGACGAGATGCTCGTCCTCGGGCTCGAGCGGGATGCGGCCCCGGGCGGGGCGGCGCTCGCCAGTCAGGCGGACGAAAGCTTCGCCGAAGCCCAGGCCGAGCTGATCCGCCGGATCGCCACGGAGCCGGGCGTGCTCGGCGTGACGTATGCCTCGGCGCCCCCGCGCTCCGGCAAGAGCGTGCGCATCGAGGTCGAGGGCGGGGTGACGGTGGCGGACGCGGCACCCGCCGTCGTGCTCTCCACCGGTATAGCGCCCAACTATTTCGCCGTGTTCGGCGCCCGGGTGCTCGCGGGGCGGCCGTTCGGGGCCGGCGACGCGCCCGGCGGCGGGGCCGCGGTCGTGAGCCGCTCCTTCGTCCGCCGTTTCCTGGGGGGCGGAGCGGCCCTCGGACGCCGGGTGCGCAGCACGCCGGCCGCCGCGGCCGACACCGTCCAGCCGGGCCCCTGGCTCGAGATCGTCGGGGTGGTGGACGATCTCTTCGTGAGCAGGGAGGCGGAGTTCCAGATGCCGGCCATCTATCTCCCGGCGGCGCTGGGGCCGGCGCCGGTGAGCGTCGCCGTCCGCGCGCGGGGGATCGACCCCGACGTCCTCGTCCCGGGGCTGTGGGAGATCGCCGCGGAAGTAGCGCCGGGGCGCCCGATGACCGTCGCCGGCCCAGTCGAGCTTCGCGGCGGCGACACCGCTGGCGGGGTTAGGTTCTGGGTCGTCCTGGTAAGTCTCGTGGCGCTGAGCGTGATCCTTCTCTCCGCCGCGGGGATCTCGGCGATGATGTCCTTCGCCGTCACACGCCGGTACCGCGAGATCGGCATCCGGTCCGCGCTCGGCGCAACGCGGCGCCAGGTGCTGCAGACCATCTTCTCGCGCTCCACGCGCCAGCTCGCGCTCGGGCTGGCCGTGGGAGTCGCCCTCATCACGTTGATCGAGCGACTCTCCGGCGGTGAGATCATGCGCGGCCAGCAACACGTGCTCGTGCCCAGCGTCGCGGCACTCGTGATCGCCGCCGCGCTCCTCGCCACTGCCGGCCCCGCGCGCCAGGTGCTCCGGGTCCGCCCGATGGAGGCGCTTCGACAGGAGTGA
- a CDS encoding PadR family transcriptional regulator, protein MPPHASNDILRGTLDLLILKALSLEPMHGWSIAHRLEQLSGDALRVGAGSLYPALQRLEERGLLASEWGVTEENRRAKYYKLTTAGRGALGDESRSWQEYVRMMDAILRTT, encoded by the coding sequence ATGCCACCGCACGCATCCAACGACATCCTTCGAGGTACGCTCGACCTCCTGATCCTGAAGGCGCTTTCGCTGGAGCCCATGCACGGGTGGTCGATCGCACACCGCCTGGAGCAGCTCTCTGGCGATGCGCTGCGCGTGGGAGCGGGATCACTCTACCCGGCGCTCCAGCGCCTGGAAGAACGTGGGCTGCTGGCGAGTGAATGGGGCGTCACCGAGGAGAACCGCCGGGCCAAGTACTACAAGCTGACCACGGCTGGCCGCGGCGCACTCGGAGACGAGTCGCGGAGCTGGCAAGAGTACGTGCGGATGATGGACGCCATCCTGCGCACCACCTGA
- a CDS encoding cupin domain-containing protein, with amino-acid sequence MDVVNLAAKLASFTEHWQPRTVAEFDGHDVMVARLHGEFVWHRHDDADDFFLVLEGNLVIEMRDRSVSLGPGELFVVPRGVEHRPVAREEVKLLLIEPTGTPNTGDPATAAVRRVI; translated from the coding sequence ATGGACGTCGTGAACCTCGCCGCGAAGCTGGCCAGCTTCACCGAGCACTGGCAGCCCCGCACGGTGGCCGAGTTCGACGGGCACGACGTGATGGTGGCCAGGCTGCACGGGGAGTTCGTGTGGCACAGGCACGACGACGCGGACGACTTCTTCCTGGTCCTCGAGGGGAATCTCGTCATCGAGATGCGGGACCGCAGCGTGTCGCTGGGGCCGGGAGAACTGTTCGTCGTGCCCAGGGGTGTGGAGCATCGCCCGGTGGCGCGGGAGGAGGTAAAGCTGCTGCTGATCGAGCCCACCGGCACCCCGAACACGGGAGACCCCGCCACGGCCGCCGTACGCCGCGTCATCTGA
- a CDS encoding sigma-70 family RNA polymerase sigma factor, whose amino-acid sequence MADAVSVAFREQWSQIVATLNRITGDWDLAEECAQDAFAKAIERWPADGVPRRPGAWLTTTARNRAIDRRRRDALGKDKHEQAMRLWHLDEPASPPDDWEPHAIPDDRLRLIFACCHPALPRETGVALALRAVAGLSTSAIARAFRVSEMTMSKRLVRAKNRIRNAPLAFSVPAAHLLPGRAEAVRDVLRLMFDEAHAAGDLRREAIRLTRMLVELMPHDAEARRLLAQMLLHEKTPQRTSVAFSSSSRALCEVS is encoded by the coding sequence GTGGCCGACGCCGTATCCGTGGCGTTTCGCGAGCAGTGGAGCCAGATCGTCGCGACGCTCAACCGCATCACGGGCGATTGGGACCTGGCGGAGGAGTGCGCGCAGGACGCGTTCGCGAAGGCGATCGAGCGCTGGCCGGCGGATGGGGTGCCGCGACGCCCCGGCGCCTGGCTCACCACGACGGCCCGCAACCGCGCCATCGACCGGCGCCGCCGCGACGCACTCGGCAAGGACAAGCATGAGCAGGCGATGCGGCTCTGGCACCTGGACGAGCCCGCGAGCCCGCCCGACGATTGGGAGCCGCATGCCATCCCCGACGACCGGCTGCGCCTGATCTTCGCCTGCTGCCATCCGGCGCTGCCGCGGGAGACGGGCGTGGCGCTGGCGCTGCGCGCGGTCGCGGGACTGAGCACCAGCGCCATCGCGCGCGCGTTCCGCGTTTCCGAGATGACGATGTCGAAGCGCCTGGTGCGAGCCAAGAACAGGATACGCAACGCGCCCCTCGCCTTCAGCGTCCCCGCCGCCCACCTGCTGCCCGGGCGTGCCGAGGCCGTGCGCGACGTCCTGCGCCTGATGTTCGATGAAGCGCATGCCGCCGGCGACCTGCGCCGCGAGGCGATCCGCCTGACGCGCATGCTCGTCGAGTTGATGCCGCACGACGCCGAAGCCAGGCGCCTACTCGCGCAGATGCTGCTCCACGAGAAAACGCCACAGAGAACCTCCGTGGCTTTCTCCTCATCTTCGCGTGCTCTGTGTGAGGTCAGCTAG
- a CDS encoding DinB family protein codes for MSVLLSLMDHAAWADTRARAAIDALPDGDERARAVRLYAHVAAAEHVWLSRLEGRTPAHPVWPDLSLPDAETLAGDSIAVLRRIAAGAQDELERVVEYRNSAGLTFQNTVAEILTHVALHGSYHRGQIAALTRAGGGTPAATDYIVYARDG; via the coding sequence ATGTCCGTGCTGCTTTCGCTGATGGACCACGCCGCCTGGGCCGACACGCGCGCCCGCGCCGCGATCGATGCCCTGCCCGATGGAGACGAGCGGGCGCGGGCCGTCCGCCTGTACGCGCACGTGGCGGCGGCCGAGCACGTGTGGCTGTCGCGCCTGGAGGGTCGCACGCCGGCGCACCCCGTCTGGCCCGACCTCTCGCTCCCAGACGCGGAGACGCTCGCGGGCGACAGCATCGCGGTGCTGCGCCGGATCGCCGCGGGCGCGCAGGACGAATTGGAGCGCGTGGTGGAGTACCGCAACAGTGCCGGCCTGACTTTCCAGAACACGGTCGCCGAGATCCTGACGCACGTGGCGCTGCACGGGAGCTACCATCGCGGCCAGATCGCCGCGCTTACCCGTGCGGGCGGCGGCACTCCGGCGGCCACCGATTACATCGTGTACGCCCGCGACGGATGA
- a CDS encoding DinB family protein translates to MEFDLTAATAILERTPHVLRAMLGGLSDDWIRADEGPDTWSPYVVVGHLVHGERTDWVERARIILTQGPERRFTPFDRFAQLRASQDRPLADLLDEFATLRTRNLATLAGWRLTDAHLALTGEHPALGTVTLRQLLATWTAHDHGHIAQIARVMARQYRDEVGPWREYLTIMDR, encoded by the coding sequence ATGGAGTTCGACCTCACCGCCGCCACCGCCATCCTGGAGCGGACGCCGCACGTGCTGCGCGCGATGCTCGGCGGCCTTTCCGATGATTGGATCAGAGCCGATGAAGGGCCGGACACGTGGAGCCCGTACGTGGTCGTCGGGCACCTGGTCCACGGGGAGCGCACCGATTGGGTCGAGCGGGCGCGCATCATCCTCACCCAGGGGCCGGAGCGGCGCTTCACCCCGTTCGACCGCTTCGCGCAGCTCCGGGCGAGCCAGGACAGGCCGCTCGCGGACCTGCTGGACGAATTCGCCACGCTCCGCACTCGGAACCTCGCCACGCTCGCCGGGTGGCGCCTGACGGACGCGCATCTCGCGCTCACGGGAGAACATCCCGCGCTGGGCACCGTCACGCTGCGCCAGCTTCTCGCCACCTGGACCGCGCACGACCACGGCCACATCGCGCAGATCGCGCGGGTGATGGCGCGGCAGTACCGCGACGAGGTCGGACCGTGGAGGGAGTATCTCACCATCATGGACCGGTGA
- a CDS encoding alpha/beta fold hydrolase gives MPTRRAMPAFPLGVRLLRAWFRVAGHLLPGVAERQAARLFLTPKKRPATPQAVGGVQPREVRMEFDGERLVGWIWGEDGPTVLLVHGWSGRAADMAAIGARLAADGMRAIAFDMPAHGASAGRRTSLAVWMKILPEMGARVGPLSAVIGHSFGGAAAILSLDAGLDARRAVLIAPPTGPAYFLEKLRHFIGLHERRAAGMERHLVSIVGRGIAEFDADRAAVRLGVPGLILHDPADTEVPFAHAEAISRAWRGSVLVPMPGEGHNRILKSPAALDRISEFLLARDAHPAPARADALAGD, from the coding sequence ATGCCAACCAGACGTGCGATGCCCGCCTTTCCCCTCGGGGTCCGCCTGCTCAGAGCCTGGTTCCGTGTCGCGGGCCACCTGCTGCCCGGCGTCGCGGAGCGGCAGGCCGCTCGCCTCTTCCTCACGCCAAAGAAGCGCCCCGCCACTCCGCAGGCCGTCGGCGGCGTGCAGCCGCGCGAGGTGAGGATGGAGTTCGACGGCGAGCGCCTGGTCGGTTGGATCTGGGGAGAAGACGGGCCGACGGTGCTCCTGGTCCACGGTTGGAGCGGCCGCGCCGCGGACATGGCGGCGATCGGCGCACGCCTGGCGGCGGACGGGATGCGCGCGATCGCTTTCGACATGCCCGCGCACGGGGCATCCGCGGGGCGGCGCACCTCGCTCGCGGTGTGGATGAAGATCCTGCCGGAGATGGGCGCCCGCGTCGGCCCGCTGAGCGCGGTGATCGGGCACTCCTTCGGCGGCGCGGCCGCGATCCTGTCGCTCGACGCCGGGCTCGATGCAAGGCGCGCGGTGCTCATTGCGCCACCGACCGGACCTGCCTACTTCCTGGAGAAGCTGCGCCACTTCATCGGCCTGCACGAGCGCCGCGCGGCCGGGATGGAGCGGCACCTGGTCTCCATCGTCGGCCGCGGGATCGCCGAGTTCGACGCGGACCGGGCGGCGGTGCGGCTGGGGGTCCCCGGGCTCATCCTGCACGATCCGGCGGACACTGAGGTGCCGTTCGCGCACGCCGAGGCGATCTCCAGGGCGTGGCGCGGGAGCGTGCTGGTGCCGATGCCCGGCGAGGGCCACAACCGGATCCTAAAGTCACCCGCGGCGCTGGACCGGATCTCGGAGTTCCTGCTCGCCCGCGACGCACATCCGGCGCCCGCGCGGGCCGACGCGCTCGCGGGCGACTGA
- a CDS encoding TetR/AcrR family transcriptional regulator gives MNKGQRTKREIVSRALSLAGDVGLENVTLGTLASELRLSKSGLFAHFNSKEALQLAVLGEAIERFAASVVRPALEAPRGEPRLAALFERWLGWIDDSTPEPAESAQRRGGRCIFMALSQEYDDRPGELHDAVAQSQRDWRAFVTHAAELAIAEGHFAADADAEQFAFELVGIGMTYQQTTKLLADPAAERRARAAFEALMARYRASQPKRRARA, from the coding sequence ATGAACAAGGGCCAGCGCACCAAACGTGAAATCGTCAGCCGTGCCCTCTCCCTGGCCGGCGACGTGGGGCTCGAGAACGTCACCCTGGGGACGCTCGCGTCCGAGCTGCGGCTCTCCAAGAGCGGCCTCTTTGCGCACTTCAATTCCAAGGAAGCGCTGCAGCTCGCCGTGCTGGGCGAGGCCATCGAGCGCTTCGCCGCATCGGTCGTCCGCCCCGCCCTGGAGGCGCCGCGCGGGGAGCCGAGGCTGGCGGCGTTGTTCGAGCGGTGGCTCGGCTGGATCGACGACTCCACCCCCGAGCCCGCCGAATCCGCGCAGAGGCGGGGTGGGCGCTGCATCTTCATGGCGCTGTCGCAAGAATACGACGACCGCCCGGGCGAGCTGCACGACGCGGTGGCGCAGTCGCAGCGGGACTGGCGCGCCTTCGTGACGCATGCCGCGGAGCTCGCCATCGCGGAGGGCCACTTCGCCGCCGATGCCGACGCCGAGCAGTTCGCATTCGAGCTGGTGGGGATCGGCATGACGTACCAGCAGACCACGAAGCTCCTCGCCGATCCCGCGGCCGAGCGGCGGGCGCGCGCCGCGTTCGAGGCGCTGATGGCCCGCTATCGTGCGTCCCAGCCGAAGCGCCGCGCCCGCGCGTAG
- a CDS encoding alpha/beta hydrolase: protein MLRSIFISAAALVLTVGQAHAQVVNLWPGAAPESERWTHREVTVENTPVGTVIINVVTPTLTAYLPEPSKATGTGVIIAPGGGFVALAVSREGTDLARWLQERGIAAFVLKYRTVEKRTDGIPEMDMDTSGRYGIADGIQALRVVRRRAAEWGISPDRVGFVGFSAGGMVASGALLQADSAARPNFAALIYGGPFGVIPAIPAKLPPTFMAWAQDDRLAQRLVVPFRDALMAAGHRPEVHNFSAGGHGFGMHKQGTSSDHWVDALYFWMDAQGFARRPAATGQP, encoded by the coding sequence ATGCTCAGAAGCATCTTCATCAGCGCGGCGGCGCTCGTACTCACGGTTGGCCAGGCGCACGCGCAGGTCGTGAACCTGTGGCCCGGCGCGGCGCCCGAATCCGAGCGGTGGACGCATCGGGAGGTGACGGTCGAGAACACGCCGGTCGGCACCGTGATCATCAACGTCGTCACGCCCACGCTGACCGCGTACCTCCCCGAGCCGTCGAAGGCGACGGGGACGGGCGTCATCATCGCGCCGGGCGGCGGGTTCGTTGCGCTGGCGGTCAGCCGCGAAGGCACCGATCTGGCTCGCTGGCTACAGGAGCGGGGAATCGCCGCCTTCGTGCTCAAGTACCGCACGGTGGAGAAGCGCACGGACGGCATCCCGGAGATGGACATGGACACCTCCGGCCGCTACGGCATCGCCGACGGCATCCAGGCGCTCCGCGTGGTGCGGCGGCGCGCGGCCGAGTGGGGGATCTCGCCTGACCGCGTTGGCTTCGTCGGATTCTCGGCGGGCGGCATGGTGGCGAGCGGGGCGCTGCTCCAGGCCGACAGCGCGGCACGCCCAAACTTCGCGGCGCTGATCTACGGGGGGCCGTTCGGCGTAATCCCCGCGATTCCCGCGAAGCTGCCGCCGACGTTCATGGCGTGGGCCCAGGACGATCGGCTGGCGCAGCGGCTGGTGGTTCCGTTCCGCGATGCGCTCATGGCCGCGGGGCACAGGCCGGAGGTGCACAACTTCAGCGCGGGCGGGCACGGGTTCGGCATGCACAAACAGGGCACGAGCAGCGACCACTGGGTGGATGCGCTGTACTTCTGGATGGACGCGCAGGGATTCGCGCGCCGGCCCGCGGCGACGGGGCAGCCCTGA
- a CDS encoding CbbQ/NirQ/NorQ/GpvN family protein, which yields MIHTSPNYTSTMETPENAPLRPPSGPEPFYVASGDEVSVFERCHARGLPVMLKGPTGCGKTRFVEHVAWRLKRPLVTVACHDDLSASDLTGRYLIRGGETVWVDGPLTTAVRQGAICYLDEVVEARQDTVVVIHPLTDDRRVLPIDKTGEILEAAPGFQLVISYNPGYQHAMKDLKPSTRQRFVALEFDFPPAEREAQIVAHEGGVDVEDARRLVKLATGVRRLRDQGLAEVPSTRLLVATARLMAGGIDAPTSCRAAFVAPLTDDPDLLAAISDLVAATF from the coding sequence ATGATCCACACTTCGCCGAACTACACGTCCACGATGGAGACGCCGGAGAACGCACCGCTGCGTCCACCGTCCGGGCCGGAGCCGTTCTACGTCGCTTCGGGGGACGAGGTGAGCGTCTTCGAGCGGTGCCACGCGCGGGGGCTGCCGGTGATGCTCAAAGGGCCCACCGGGTGCGGAAAGACGCGCTTCGTGGAGCACGTGGCGTGGCGGCTCAAGCGGCCGCTGGTGACGGTGGCGTGCCACGACGACCTCTCGGCCAGCGACCTCACGGGCCGCTACCTGATCCGCGGCGGCGAGACGGTGTGGGTGGACGGGCCGCTCACCACGGCGGTGCGGCAGGGGGCGATCTGCTACCTGGACGAGGTGGTGGAGGCGCGGCAGGACACCGTCGTCGTCATCCACCCGCTCACCGACGACCGGCGCGTCCTTCCCATCGACAAGACGGGGGAGATCCTCGAGGCGGCGCCCGGATTCCAGCTCGTCATCTCGTACAACCCGGGGTACCAGCACGCCATGAAGGACCTGAAGCCGAGCACCCGGCAGCGGTTCGTGGCGCTGGAGTTCGACTTCCCCCCGGCCGAGCGCGAGGCGCAGATCGTGGCGCACGAGGGCGGCGTCGATGTGGAGGACGCGCGCCGGCTGGTGAAGCTGGCGACGGGGGTGCGCCGCCTGCGCGACCAGGGTCTGGCCGAGGTGCCGAGCACCCGCCTGCTGGTGGCGACCGCGCGGCTGATGGCGGGCGGCATCGACGCGCCGACCTCGTGCCGCGCGGCATTCGTCGCGCCCCTCACCGACGACCCCGACCTCCTGGCCGCGATCTCGGACCTGGTCGCCGCGACCTTCTGA